A stretch of Pseudomonas sp. FeN3W DNA encodes these proteins:
- a CDS encoding transposase yields the protein MRRLQAFKFELCPDGAQQRLMRQFAGASRYVFNRGLSLQQEHYKSTGKKLSYADMCKALTAWKTDPETPWLKEPHSQVLQQSLKNLEAAYQNFFAQRAQFPQFKKKGFSDSFRYPQGVKLDQAKGRVFLPKLGWMKYRASRTVLGEIKNTTISLKAGRWHVSFQTEREVDIVRHPAVTAVGIDLGIVRFATLWDGQQEKVIAPLHSFKRHQVRLAKAQRQLSHKVKFSSNWKRAKARVQKIHHQIANARNDFLHKASHSISQSHALLCLEDLQVSNMSRSAKGTPESPGRQVRAKAGLNRSILDQGFGEFRRQLEYKSAWCGGDAIAVSPQNTSRTCPCCGYVSAENRLSQAVFLCVACAHTENADLIAAKNIRERGLNSLKGQGYGRIACEVNGAVRPSAAGTHRSEHLASVK from the coding sequence ATGAGAAGACTGCAAGCCTTTAAATTCGAACTTTGTCCGGACGGTGCCCAGCAGCGCTTAATGCGCCAGTTTGCCGGGGCTTCTCGATATGTGTTCAATCGCGGCTTGAGCCTGCAACAAGAGCACTACAAGAGCACTGGCAAGAAGCTCTCCTATGCGGACATGTGCAAGGCATTGACCGCGTGGAAAACAGATCCTGAGACACCATGGCTAAAAGAGCCTCACTCACAGGTGCTTCAGCAGTCGCTGAAAAACCTGGAAGCGGCTTATCAGAATTTCTTCGCGCAACGGGCTCAATTTCCTCAATTCAAAAAGAAGGGTTTTTCGGACAGCTTCCGCTACCCGCAGGGCGTTAAGCTCGATCAGGCAAAAGGTCGGGTGTTTTTGCCCAAGCTCGGCTGGATGAAGTATCGCGCCAGTCGCACTGTATTGGGCGAGATCAAGAATACTACGATCAGCCTGAAGGCCGGTCGCTGGCATGTTTCATTTCAGACTGAGCGGGAAGTGGACATCGTACGCCACCCGGCTGTTACAGCAGTTGGCATTGACCTGGGGATTGTCCGCTTCGCGACCCTATGGGATGGCCAGCAGGAAAAGGTGATTGCGCCGCTGCACAGCTTTAAGCGCCATCAGGTTAGATTGGCTAAGGCGCAGCGCCAACTAAGTCATAAAGTTAAATTCAGCAGCAACTGGAAGCGAGCCAAAGCACGCGTCCAGAAGATCCACCACCAAATCGCCAATGCGCGCAACGACTTCTTGCATAAAGCCTCACACAGCATCAGCCAAAGCCACGCGCTGTTGTGTCTGGAAGACTTGCAAGTGAGCAACATGAGTCGTTCCGCCAAGGGTACGCCAGAGTCTCCGGGCCGACAGGTTCGCGCCAAAGCTGGTTTGAACAGGTCTATTCTGGATCAAGGCTTTGGTGAATTTCGTCGCCAGTTGGAGTACAAGTCGGCCTGGTGCGGGGGTGACGCGATAGCAGTATCGCCGCAAAACACCAGTCGCACCTGCCCCTGCTGCGGCTATGTCAGTGCTGAAAATCGGCTAAGCCAGGCGGTGTTTCTGTGTGTGGCCTGCGCCCACACCGAGAATGCCGACCTGATCGCTGCCAAGAACATCCGTGAGCGCGGATTGAACTCGCTCAAAGGCCAGGGCTATGGCCGGATCGCCTGTGAAGTGAATGGTGCAGTAAGGCCATCAGCAGCAGGAACCCATCGAAGTGAGCACTTGGCATCTGTCAAGTGA
- the tnpA gene encoding IS200/IS605 family transposase, protein MDKVNDIRRGRHCIFNMHVHLVFVTKYRRDVFDQAAITRLRELFAKICEDFGATLEELDGERDHVHLLVTYPPKISVSSLVNSLKGASSRVLRSERPDIARHYYQGQLWSPSYLAASCGGAPLAVIKQYIESQALPKS, encoded by the coding sequence ATGGATAAAGTCAATGACATCAGGCGAGGCAGGCACTGCATTTTTAACATGCATGTGCATTTGGTCTTCGTCACAAAATACCGCCGAGATGTATTTGATCAGGCTGCCATTACACGGCTGCGTGAGCTGTTCGCGAAGATCTGCGAGGACTTTGGCGCAACGCTGGAAGAACTTGATGGCGAGAGGGATCACGTTCACCTGCTGGTGACCTATCCGCCCAAGATTTCCGTTTCCTCGTTGGTCAATAGCCTTAAGGGCGCTTCCAGCCGTGTCTTGCGCAGCGAGCGGCCTGATATTGCCAGGCATTACTACCAGGGGCAGCTGTGGTCACCCAGCTATTTAGCCGCGTCCTGTGGTGGGGCACCGCTGGCGGTGATTAAACAGTACATTGAAAGCCAGGCGTTGCCAAAAAGCTGA
- a CDS encoding NUDIX hydrolase: MSERFWLNMVHDYCTSESHAFPAVFKKIIASESPFSRGNAEGHITGSAFIVDPKVGQALLIHHKGLDLWLPPGGHVDEGETPVEAARREAGEEAGLYDMTLAKEAILDIDIHKIPYSARKQEPEHWHVDFSFLFFQDSKEPVTVNEEECKGYQWVDLLSLAETANGSLKRMATKALAQLNLHQS; encoded by the coding sequence GTGAGTGAACGATTCTGGCTTAATATGGTGCATGACTATTGCACGAGTGAATCCCATGCATTTCCAGCGGTATTCAAAAAAATCATTGCAAGCGAGTCCCCGTTTAGCCGGGGCAATGCCGAGGGGCATATTACGGGGTCAGCTTTCATCGTAGATCCCAAGGTTGGCCAGGCACTGCTCATCCATCATAAGGGGCTCGACTTGTGGCTTCCTCCCGGTGGGCACGTTGATGAAGGGGAAACCCCCGTCGAGGCGGCAAGGCGTGAAGCAGGCGAGGAGGCTGGCTTGTACGACATGACACTTGCTAAAGAAGCCATTCTCGATATCGACATTCACAAAATTCCGTACAGCGCGAGAAAGCAAGAGCCTGAGCATTGGCACGTGGATTTCAGCTTTCTCTTCTTCCAAGACTCCAAAGAGCCTGTGACGGTTAACGAAGAGGAATGCAAAGGCTACCAATGGGTTGACCTTTTATCGCTGGCTGAAACAGCCAATGGTTCGCTTAAGCGCATGGCGACCAAGGCCCTAGCTCAGCTTAATTTACACCAATCCTAG
- a CDS encoding DUF4272 domain-containing protein produces the protein MTKRITRRLTETIKSESFRRKMRTISILDNYQIPTNEYLPELPSSRNIVPRTINDIAHRAMCLTLMGAKGEDLEQNHVDRYILKYNLKNYLSDSELLFLSDPDPSDEDRCSANWRYEGAYVMLWALGHMELELPFSMCPTPEVAERVIAFDEMISEASPRSIGELLNQADIAYRCHWAAVNQSISSNTSDEPDNFIIDIGVCYERRLALEWLIGGPDLDWDDVRTDT, from the coding sequence ATGACAAAAAGAATAACTAGACGCCTGACCGAAACAATAAAATCAGAGTCTTTCCGGCGAAAAATGCGGACAATCAGTATTCTGGATAACTATCAAATACCAACAAATGAATATCTACCAGAACTTCCTAGCAGTCGTAATATAGTGCCGCGAACCATTAATGACATAGCACACCGCGCAATGTGTTTAACGTTGATGGGGGCAAAGGGCGAAGATTTGGAGCAAAATCATGTTGATCGTTATATTTTGAAATATAACTTGAAAAATTATTTATCTGATAGCGAATTATTGTTCTTAAGTGACCCCGATCCATCAGATGAAGACAGATGTTCAGCTAACTGGCGCTATGAAGGTGCTTATGTAATGCTATGGGCACTCGGTCATATGGAGCTTGAACTTCCTTTTTCTATGTGCCCAACTCCAGAGGTTGCAGAGCGAGTCATCGCATTCGATGAAATGATTAGTGAGGCATCACCAAGATCGATAGGTGAATTGCTTAATCAGGCTGATATCGCCTATCGTTGCCACTGGGCAGCTGTAAATCAATCCATTTCAAGCAATACGTCTGATGAGCCTGATAATTTCATAATCGACATTGGCGTATGTTATGAGCGCCGCCTTGCACTGGAGTGGCTGATTGGAGGCCCAGACCTGGATTGGGATGATGTCCGAACCGACACGTGA
- a CDS encoding RNase H1/viroplasmin domain-containing protein, translating to MVNKKIYAVKKGWKPGLYDQWYGENGAQKQVDGYNGAKHRRFHNVMDAMEWMSGVDLDPMPEDFNPKGYAITLMMIPKGRGEEWAEFVAADIIDAKSQEMAEQEMMEKYWSTGHQSKGVPLLSTISLKHENEREARSSKFDLDDPSPF from the coding sequence ATGGTAAACAAAAAAATTTATGCGGTGAAAAAAGGCTGGAAACCCGGCTTATATGACCAATGGTATGGTGAAAATGGAGCGCAAAAACAAGTTGATGGCTATAACGGAGCAAAGCACCGTCGTTTCCACAATGTTATGGATGCGATGGAGTGGATGTCGGGTGTTGATTTAGATCCAATGCCTGAAGATTTTAATCCAAAAGGTTATGCCATTACGCTTATGATGATTCCGAAGGGTCGTGGTGAAGAATGGGCAGAGTTCGTTGCGGCTGACATCATTGATGCTAAGTCGCAGGAAATGGCAGAACAGGAAATGATGGAAAAGTATTGGTCTACCGGACATCAGTCAAAGGGCGTGCCTCTTCTTTCAACCATAAGCCTTAAGCACGAGAACGAGCGGGAGGCTCGATCATCAAAATTTGATCTTGATGATCCAAGCCCTTTTTAA
- the ung gene encoding uracil-DNA glycosylase yields MSNSEDNFQIHRSWLDHLKDDFDSQYMKSLMRFLREEQQAGKDIYPPKSLVFSALNSTPLANVNVVILGQDPYHGPGQAHGLSFSVPKGVAIPPSLLNIFKELKRDYGFEIPKHGCLDHWAKQGVLLLNTSLTVEKGNAGSHSKKGWQILTDRIITLTSENNSGVVYMLWGAHAQAKARLIDQSRHLILSSAHPSPLSAYRGFLGNGHFRKCNEFLASQGKEPIRWSTPSPVLAESPGLGCF; encoded by the coding sequence ATGAGCAACAGTGAAGATAACTTCCAGATACATAGGTCATGGCTTGACCATCTCAAAGACGATTTCGATTCTCAATACATGAAAAGTCTTATGAGATTTTTGCGGGAAGAGCAGCAAGCCGGTAAAGACATTTACCCACCAAAGTCACTGGTATTCAGCGCTCTCAATTCAACCCCATTAGCCAACGTGAACGTCGTCATACTTGGTCAAGACCCTTATCATGGGCCTGGCCAGGCGCATGGGCTTTCGTTTTCCGTGCCTAAAGGGGTCGCGATACCCCCTTCTCTTCTTAACATCTTCAAAGAACTTAAGCGTGACTATGGATTTGAAATTCCAAAGCATGGCTGCCTTGATCATTGGGCTAAGCAAGGGGTTCTGTTGCTCAATACATCGCTTACTGTTGAAAAGGGAAATGCTGGCTCACATTCAAAGAAGGGCTGGCAGATACTGACAGACAGGATCATTACCCTGACAAGTGAAAACAATTCTGGCGTTGTGTATATGCTGTGGGGCGCTCACGCGCAGGCAAAAGCCAGGCTAATCGATCAGAGCAGGCATTTAATCTTGTCCTCTGCGCACCCCTCCCCGCTATCAGCGTATAGGGGCTTTCTTGGGAATGGCCATTTCAGGAAGTGCAATGAATTCCTAGCGAGCCAGGGAAAGGAACCCATAAGATGGTCAACGCCAAGTCCGGTACTGGCTGAATCTCCTGGGCTCGGTTGCTTTTAG